CGGCAGGTGTTCGGCCGCAATCGTCTCGCCGTGATTGCTGACCCGCAGCTTGAGCCCTGCAGTCGTGGCAATTGCCTCGATACGCAAGTCTGAATGGGCCGCCCCATACTTGATTGCATTGGCACACAGGTTCGCCAGGGCGCGCCGCAGCAACATGGGTTCAGCCCATATCTCGCCTTCGCCTTCCACCAGAATGCGCATTCCTCGGTCGCTCGCCAGCCCCTCGAAATAGTCCGCGATGCGTTCTACTTCGTCCGCAGCGCTGAGTGCCTGGCGTTGGCGCAGGGCGCTGGCCGGGTCGGTACGGGCGAGGAACAGCATGTTGTCGAGCATCCGCGACAGGCGTTCAAGTTCTTCGACATTCGAGGCCAGCAGTTGCTGATAACTGTCCACGCTGCGTTGCTGGTGCAGGGCGACCTGGGTTTCCCCCAGCAAATTGTTAATCGGCGTACGCAGTTCGTGGGCCATGTCGGTTGACACCTGGCTCAATTGCGTAAAGCCCTTCGCCAGGCGTTCAAGCATGGTGTTGAAGGCGTCGATCATCGGCAGCAGTTCTTTGGGCGCGCCATGGCTGTCCAGGCGTTCGGCCAGGTTGCCGACACCGATGCCCTGGGCATGCCGTGCCAAGCGTCGCAACGGCAGCAGGCCGCGATGCACCAGCAGGTACCCGGCCAGCGCCAGGACCAGTGCGGCGATGCCCGCCAGGATATAAACACTCAGCCGATAGCTGGCGAGCACGGCGGTGCGCTCGGTCATCAGGCGCCCGCTGGTAACCTGCAGGCTGCCCAAGTCGCCGGAGTCGATAGAGGCGGCGAGGGTGGCGAACGGCACGCCGTTGACGCCGGGCAGATGGTGCACGTCGGCAAGGTCCAGGACGTGGCCTTTGGGGACGGGGCTGACCGTCGGTAAGTCGATATTGGCGGGGTTTACCAGCAGCAGCGGTTTCTGACCGGGCGCGGCGATGCTCAACACCGATTCGCGATTGCCCAGCATGTTCTGGAACAGTTCCGGTTTGGTCTTGATCAGTTCCAGGGTGTTGCTGTCGTTTAGCAGGTTGCGCAGTTGGTCTACCCGCGATATCAGCGCGGCGTCGTCGCGGCGGATCAACTCGCGCTCCAGTTCGCGGTACAGCGCCACGCCCAGCGTGGCCAGCAGGGCAAACGCGAGCAGGGCGAATACCAGGGCCAGGCGCAGCGTCAGCGAATAATGGCGGCGAGCAATCATGGCTGAGTATCGAAGCGGTAGCCGATGCCGCGCACGCTGTGGATCAGCTTGAGCGGGAACGGGTCATCGATTTTCAGGCGCAGGCGGCGCACCGCGACATCCACCACATTGGTGTCGCTGTCGAAGTTCATGTCCCATACCCGCGAGGCGATCAGCGAGCGCGAGAGCACCTGGCCCTGGTGCGTGGCAAACAGGTGCAACAGGGCGAACTCCTTGTTGGTCAGGGTGATGCGTGTGCCGTCGCGAGTGACACGGCGCTTGAGCACTTCGATGTGCAGGTCGGCGATCTGCAACTGATCTTCTTCTCGGATCGGGCCGCGCCGGGTCAGGGTACGCAGGCGGGCCACCAGCTCGGCAAAGGAAAACGGCTTGATCAGGTAATCGTCCGCACCCAGTTCCAGGCCCTTGATGCGGTCGGCAATATCGTCACGGGCCGTCAGGAAAAGTACCGGTGTATCGGTCTCCTTGCGCAGGCGGCGCAGCACTTCCCAGCCGTCCATTTTCGGCATCATCACATCCAGGACGATGACGTCGAACGGCGTTTCCAGCGCCTGATGCAAGCCGTCCACGCCATCACGCGCAAGGCTGACGCAATAGCCCAGTTCCTGGAGGCCATTGAGCAGGTAATTGCCGGCCTTGGGTTCGTCTTCTACAACAAGGATGTTCATGGGAAGGGCTCGGGTTCAATGCGTCGCGCCAGTGTAATCCGATCAATTGTCATTGGGGCAACCGATGGCCAGGACTCGATAGTCCAGCACATGTTCGCGACCCTGGTGATCCAGATAGCGCAGTTGCGCCGGGACCACCCCGCATTGCG
The sequence above is drawn from the Pseudomonas quebecensis genome and encodes:
- a CDS encoding heavy metal sensor histidine kinase gives rise to the protein MIARRHYSLTLRLALVFALLAFALLATLGVALYRELERELIRRDDAALISRVDQLRNLLNDSNTLELIKTKPELFQNMLGNRESVLSIAAPGQKPLLLVNPANIDLPTVSPVPKGHVLDLADVHHLPGVNGVPFATLAASIDSGDLGSLQVTSGRLMTERTAVLASYRLSVYILAGIAALVLALAGYLLVHRGLLPLRRLARHAQGIGVGNLAERLDSHGAPKELLPMIDAFNTMLERLAKGFTQLSQVSTDMAHELRTPINNLLGETQVALHQQRSVDSYQQLLASNVEELERLSRMLDNMLFLARTDPASALRQRQALSAADEVERIADYFEGLASDRGMRILVEGEGEIWAEPMLLRRALANLCANAIKYGAAHSDLRIEAIATTAGLKLRVSNHGETIAAEHLPRLFERFYRVDESRERSAHSNGLGLSIVATIMQLHNGRYSVSSQDGVTCFELFFPKREDA
- a CDS encoding heavy metal response regulator transcription factor; the encoded protein is MNILVVEDEPKAGNYLLNGLQELGYCVSLARDGVDGLHQALETPFDVIVLDVMMPKMDGWEVLRRLRKETDTPVLFLTARDDIADRIKGLELGADDYLIKPFSFAELVARLRTLTRRGPIREEDQLQIADLHIEVLKRRVTRDGTRITLTNKEFALLHLFATHQGQVLSRSLIASRVWDMNFDSDTNVVDVAVRRLRLKIDDPFPLKLIHSVRGIGYRFDTQP